The following proteins are co-located in the Pyrobaculum calidifontis JCM 11548 genome:
- a CDS encoding radical SAM protein has protein sequence MVSILQVEVSTACTSRCIYCPVALYSDWRREFMDFSLFQKIVQEGREVGVEHLHLQGWGEPLLHPRFLDMLKEARRYYKVSFTTNGLLLGRVAEDVAKVGVDVVAVTFAGATAETHNRVRVGNDFDTVLQNLKTFVKAAKNALAKTRTVAIYMMLKNTYRELPQFVKLMAEAGVDEVRLSNLSYIPRPDLWGLKVFSKMFEPPPDDVLAVVEAAKRVAKEVGITLFHRLYTPWEHVECPEAPTSTLFIGVDGSVYPCVYLGLSTQSAERCFEERCEKAPRLAFGNIRHERLADIIRKKSYREFVYRYEIRKIETIPPEPPEACKKCYRLYWI, from the coding sequence GTGGTCTCCATACTCCAGGTCGAAGTTTCGACGGCGTGTACCTCTCGTTGTATTTACTGTCCCGTTGCACTTTACAGCGACTGGAGGAGGGAGTTCATGGATTTCTCGCTTTTCCAGAAAATAGTCCAAGAGGGGAGAGAAGTCGGCGTAGAACACCTACATCTACAGGGCTGGGGAGAGCCCCTATTGCACCCACGCTTCTTAGACATGTTAAAAGAGGCGAGGCGTTACTACAAAGTCAGCTTTACCACCAATGGGCTACTGCTGGGAAGAGTAGCGGAGGATGTTGCAAAAGTAGGCGTAGACGTTGTGGCAGTGACTTTCGCAGGGGCGACGGCTGAGACGCACAACAGAGTCAGAGTGGGAAACGACTTCGACACTGTCCTTCAAAACCTCAAGACCTTTGTAAAGGCGGCGAAAAACGCCTTGGCGAAGACGAGAACCGTCGCCATATACATGATGTTGAAAAACACCTACCGCGAATTGCCCCAGTTCGTAAAACTAATGGCCGAGGCAGGGGTGGACGAGGTACGCCTAAGCAACCTCAGCTACATCCCCCGCCCAGACCTCTGGGGGCTCAAGGTATTTTCAAAGATGTTTGAACCACCACCAGACGACGTGTTAGCCGTAGTAGAAGCCGCAAAGAGAGTGGCAAAGGAAGTGGGTATAACGCTCTTCCACCGCCTATACACGCCTTGGGAACACGTGGAGTGTCCAGAGGCCCCCACTTCGACGCTGTTCATAGGCGTCGACGGCTCAGTCTACCCCTGCGTATACCTAGGCCTCTCTACGCAGTCGGCGGAAAGGTGTTTTGAAGAAAGGTGCGAAAAAGCTCCGCGACTAGCCTTTGGAAATATACGACACGAGAGACTGGCCGATATAATTAGGAAGAAGAGCTACAGAGAATTCGTCTACAGATATGAGATTAGAAAAATAGAGACAATTCCACCAGAGCCGCCGGAAGCTTGTAAAAAATGTTATAGGCTGTATTGGATTTAA
- a CDS encoding HEPN domain-containing protein, producing the protein MDVAEFKRWMFMAERTLESAIRDMEGGDYNWACFKAHQAGEFAVKAVLYGIGKPARGHAITRLLRELTAFVPVGGDAFEDAALLDKFYVPTRYVDAWSEGVPYEYYTRRDAELAIEAARRIIEFAKGLWRSLGGEKS; encoded by the coding sequence GTGGACGTCGCCGAGTTTAAGAGGTGGATGTTCATGGCGGAACGCACGTTGGAGTCCGCCATTAGGGACATGGAGGGCGGCGACTATAACTGGGCTTGTTTTAAGGCGCACCAGGCCGGGGAGTTCGCCGTTAAGGCCGTCCTGTACGGCATAGGGAAGCCAGCGAGAGGCCATGCTATTACTCGGCTTCTGAGGGAGCTCACTGCGTTTGTCCCCGTGGGAGGGGATGCGTTCGAGGACGCGGCGCTTTTAGACAAATTCTACGTGCCCACTAGGTATGTGGATGCGTGGAGCGAGGGCGTGCCGTATGAGTATTACACGAGGCGCGACGCCGAGTTAGCAATAGAGGCTGCGAGGAGGATTATTGAGTTTGCGAAGGGACTATGGAGGTCGTTAGGTGGAGAGAAGAGCTAA
- a CDS encoding nucleotidyltransferase domain-containing protein, giving the protein MEVVRWREELRKRALGLALEAAAQVHGTVFLVGSYARGDFGEDSDVDLLVIAHFTEPPHRRLLRLTLPVEVIALTPEEALRAVEKCYPIAYDIALGVVLKDELSIAEELIQKAKRCTAGKSYKEG; this is encoded by the coding sequence ATGGAGGTCGTTAGGTGGAGAGAAGAGCTAAGGAAGAGGGCCCTCGGCCTCGCCTTGGAGGCCGCGGCGCAGGTACACGGCACTGTGTTCCTCGTGGGCTCATATGCGAGGGGGGACTTCGGCGAGGACAGCGACGTAGACCTCCTAGTGATTGCACACTTCACAGAGCCGCCGCACCGGAGGCTCTTGCGCCTCACTCTGCCCGTGGAAGTCATAGCCTTAACGCCGGAGGAGGCTCTTAGAGCCGTGGAAAAGTGCTACCCCATCGCCTACGACATTGCGCTTGGAGTAGTGCTAAAGGACGAATTGTCTATCGCCGAGGAGTTAATTCAAAAGGCTAAGCGGTGCACTGCGGGAAAGAGTTATAAAGAGGGGTAG
- a CDS encoding nucleotidyltransferase domain-containing protein: MAEEKVVRAVKLLVEELERMGIVVEAAYLFGSWARGDWLVDSDVDVVIVSPSVRGMPWLKRLELVAKAEARLDLPLSLDVLPYTPEEVIEAKSAVLRDAMKYWKRIV, encoded by the coding sequence ATGGCGGAGGAGAAAGTTGTTAGAGCAGTTAAGCTACTGGTGGAGGAGCTAGAGCGCATGGGTATAGTGGTTGAGGCGGCTTACCTCTTTGGCTCATGGGCCAGGGGAGACTGGCTCGTGGACAGCGACGTAGACGTAGTCATTGTGTCGCCCAGCGTCCGGGGCATGCCGTGGCTTAAGAGGCTTGAACTCGTGGCCAAGGCGGAGGCCAGGCTGGATCTGCCGCTCTCGCTAGACGTACTGCCCTACACGCCTGAGGAGGTGATAGAGGCCAAATCCGCCGTGCTCCGCGACGCCATGAAGTACTGGAAGAGGATAGTGTAG
- a CDS encoding HEPN domain-containing protein, with product MLLENGLYNFVAFHSHQAADKALKSLFYLFLRKEPPKRHNLLELYRELRGAGVEFSPELVEGLAVLTKYYATSRYPDAAGGPPSELFTRREAAYAVEIAAEVVKLASLAYGGGESC from the coding sequence ATATTACTTGAAAATGGGCTTTACAACTTTGTCGCATTTCACTCACATCAAGCGGCGGATAAGGCTCTGAAATCCCTCTTCTACCTCTTCTTGAGAAAGGAGCCCCCCAAGAGGCACAATTTGCTAGAGCTATACCGCGAGCTGAGGGGCGCTGGCGTCGAGTTTTCGCCAGAGCTCGTGGAGGGGCTCGCCGTTTTGACAAAGTACTACGCCACGTCTAGGTACCCGGACGCGGCCGGCGGCCCGCCCTCTGAGCTTTTCACAAGGCGAGAGGCGGCGTACGCCGTCGAGATCGCGGCAGAGGTCGTAAAACTGGCGTCGCTGGCATATGGCGGAGGAGAAAGTTGTTAG